The proteins below come from a single Candidatus Rokuibacteriota bacterium genomic window:
- a CDS encoding molybdopterin-dependent oxidoreductase produces the protein MSGIDRRSFFKIVATSGAAVAAGGCGQDADELLGRVPQKLIPYVVPPDGIVPGVASYFSTVCRECPAGCGLVAKNRDGRVIKLEGNPDHPVNAGALCIRGQAALPGLYHPDRYRGPLQAGKPVGWDEAEKQLAAKLAELVKGRQGSRVALVSGLETGSLGRLMDEWTRALGARARIAYEPLGYEALRAANRATFGRDAIPHYAIEDAGYLLSFGADFLETWLNPVSYAGSFAKMHALGRGRAGTFVAVEPRQSMTAGNADEWLRNAPGTEGLLALAILKAIVDEGLQAKEADAGALRAAVKGVDLAKAALVSGVSAEAIKRVAHAFAGANGALAVGGGMAAAGPQATETLVAVNLLNVAVGAVGKTVRFGADSPLGKASPYADMLKLAKAMAAGEIEVLILADVNPVYGMPPKSGFVEALAKVPLVVSLASRPSDSTAKAGLVLPSLHPLESWGDYAARDGVIGLMQPTMGPVVIDGKPVEGKATGDILLSVGRQALGTEEGKGPLKWASFEAYVKEQWQGLQREYGAGKPFADFWEESLRRGGAWRAAVPAGVAAKIDPSRVSREPAKLEGAGTHALIVYPSSRFYDGRGADQPWLQETPDTMTQIAWDGWVEVPVEAAAKLALERGDMVKLTSPHGSIELPAWPSKTLHPAAVAVAMGQGHEFPGAFARGGRLRSTVSNDVVLNTGANPMHLLGPAPETASGGLPHLAVRVSLAKTGARRPLAIPQATFDDDNRDIVEVVGLAAAREMELRGKAPEGASHPSMYPAVKYPEYRWGMAVDSDACTGCQACVVACSAENNVPVVGKAQVAYGRAQQWIRLERWEHGPAGKAVNVFQPMFCQHCEIAPCEPVCPVYAAYHTKEGLNAQVYNRCVGTRYCGNNCPYHVRRFNWFNYTWTAPLDLQLNPDVTVRQLGVMEKCTMCLQRIEKGKNDARDAGRAVKDGDVQTACQQTCPTQAITFGNLKEATARVSKLSVSPRGYHVLRELGTRPAVTYLAKVVRGAVPGHGDGKEHKA, from the coding sequence ATGAGCGGGATCGATCGCCGGTCATTCTTCAAAATCGTCGCGACCTCCGGGGCGGCCGTGGCCGCGGGCGGCTGCGGCCAGGACGCAGACGAGCTCTTGGGGCGGGTACCGCAGAAGCTGATTCCATACGTAGTCCCGCCGGACGGGATCGTGCCGGGCGTGGCGTCGTATTTTTCCACGGTGTGCCGCGAGTGCCCGGCGGGCTGCGGCCTCGTCGCCAAGAACCGCGACGGGAGGGTCATCAAGCTGGAGGGCAATCCCGACCACCCGGTCAACGCGGGCGCCCTCTGCATCCGTGGGCAGGCCGCGCTCCCGGGGCTGTACCACCCGGACCGCTACCGCGGCCCGCTCCAGGCCGGCAAGCCGGTCGGCTGGGATGAGGCCGAGAAGCAGCTCGCAGCCAAGCTGGCGGAGCTCGTCAAGGGACGGCAGGGGAGCCGGGTCGCCCTCGTAAGCGGCCTCGAGACGGGAAGCCTCGGACGGCTCATGGACGAATGGACGCGCGCGCTCGGCGCGAGAGCGCGCATCGCGTACGAACCGCTCGGCTACGAAGCCCTCCGCGCGGCCAACCGCGCGACCTTCGGCCGCGACGCCATCCCGCACTACGCCATCGAAGACGCGGGCTATTTGCTGTCCTTCGGCGCCGACTTCCTCGAGACCTGGCTCAACCCAGTCTCTTACGCCGGTTCATTTGCCAAGATGCACGCGCTCGGCCGCGGGCGGGCCGGCACGTTCGTCGCCGTCGAGCCCCGCCAGTCCATGACGGCCGGCAACGCGGACGAATGGCTGCGCAATGCCCCTGGCACCGAAGGGCTCCTGGCCTTGGCGATCCTCAAGGCGATCGTCGACGAGGGGCTCCAGGCCAAGGAGGCTGACGCGGGGGCGCTACGCGCCGCGGTCAAGGGCGTGGATCTGGCGAAGGCCGCCCTAGTCTCGGGCGTCTCCGCCGAAGCGATCAAGCGCGTCGCCCACGCTTTCGCGGGTGCCAACGGCGCTCTGGCGGTGGGCGGCGGCATGGCCGCGGCGGGGCCTCAGGCTACGGAGACTCTCGTGGCGGTCAACCTCCTGAATGTCGCCGTCGGCGCGGTCGGGAAGACCGTCCGCTTCGGCGCCGACTCGCCGCTCGGCAAGGCGAGCCCCTACGCCGACATGCTCAAGCTGGCGAAGGCCATGGCCGCGGGCGAGATCGAGGTGCTGATCCTGGCCGACGTCAACCCGGTCTACGGCATGCCGCCCAAGTCGGGCTTCGTCGAGGCGCTCGCCAAGGTGCCGCTGGTGGTGAGCTTGGCCAGCCGGCCAAGCGACAGCACGGCGAAGGCCGGGCTCGTTCTCCCGTCGCTGCACCCGCTCGAGTCCTGGGGCGACTATGCGGCGCGGGACGGCGTCATCGGGCTCATGCAGCCGACGATGGGACCCGTGGTGATCGACGGCAAGCCGGTCGAGGGGAAGGCGACGGGTGACATCCTGCTGTCGGTCGGCCGCCAGGCGCTCGGGACGGAAGAAGGCAAGGGCCCGCTCAAGTGGGCGAGCTTCGAGGCCTACGTCAAGGAGCAGTGGCAGGGGCTCCAGCGGGAGTACGGCGCGGGCAAGCCCTTCGCCGACTTCTGGGAAGAATCATTGAGACGGGGCGGCGCCTGGCGCGCTGCGGTTCCCGCCGGCGTAGCGGCGAAGATCGACCCGAGCCGCGTGAGTAGAGAGCCCGCGAAGCTGGAGGGCGCCGGCACCCACGCGCTCATCGTCTATCCCTCGTCGCGCTTCTACGACGGTCGCGGCGCCGACCAGCCCTGGCTCCAGGAAACGCCCGACACCATGACGCAGATCGCCTGGGACGGATGGGTCGAGGTGCCGGTCGAGGCCGCGGCCAAGCTCGCGCTCGAACGCGGCGACATGGTCAAGCTGACCTCGCCCCACGGCAGCATCGAGCTTCCCGCCTGGCCGTCCAAGACGCTGCACCCGGCGGCGGTGGCCGTGGCCATGGGGCAGGGGCACGAATTCCCGGGCGCCTTTGCTCGAGGCGGCCGGCTTCGAAGCACCGTTTCCAACGACGTGGTTCTCAATACGGGCGCCAATCCCATGCACCTTCTCGGCCCCGCGCCCGAGACCGCCTCGGGCGGGCTGCCGCACCTGGCCGTGAGGGTCTCCCTCGCCAAGACAGGGGCGCGGCGACCGCTCGCCATCCCGCAGGCCACCTTCGACGACGACAACCGCGACATCGTCGAGGTGGTGGGGCTGGCCGCGGCGCGCGAGATGGAGCTGCGCGGCAAGGCCCCGGAGGGCGCGAGCCACCCGAGCATGTACCCCGCGGTCAAGTACCCCGAGTACCGATGGGGCATGGCGGTGGACTCCGACGCGTGCACCGGCTGCCAGGCCTGTGTCGTTGCCTGCTCGGCCGAGAACAACGTGCCGGTTGTCGGCAAGGCCCAGGTCGCGTACGGCCGCGCCCAGCAGTGGATACGCCTCGAGCGCTGGGAGCACGGCCCGGCGGGCAAGGCCGTCAACGTTTTCCAGCCCATGTTCTGCCAGCACTGCGAGATCGCGCCGTGCGAGCCTGTCTGCCCGGTCTACGCCGCCTACCACACCAAGGAAGGCCTCAACGCGCAGGTCTACAACCGCTGTGTCGGCACGCGCTACTGCGGCAACAACTGCCCGTACCACGTCCGGCGCTTCAACTGGTTCAACTACACGTGGACGGCGCCGCTTGACCTTCAGCTGAATCCCGACGTGACCGTGCGCCAGCTTGGCGTCATGGAGAAGTGCACCATGTGCCTGCAGCGCATCGAGAAGGGCAAGAACGACGCCCGCGATGCCGGCCGCGCCGTCAAGGACGGCGACGTCCAAACGGCCTGCCAGCAGACCTGCCCGACCCAGGCCATCACCTTCGGCAACCTCAAGGAGGCCACAGCAAGGGTGTCGAAGCTCTCCGTGAGTCCGCGAGGCTACCACGTGCTCCGCGAGCTCGGCACGCGGCCGGCCGTCACGTACCTCGCGAAGGTGGTCCGCGGCGCGGTGCCCGGCCACGGCGACGGGAAGGAGCACAAGGCATGA
- the cysK gene encoding cysteine synthase A, which yields MTQRRPSAAARPRIAASVLDLVGGTPLVKLNRLPAAGGAAVLAKMESLNPGGSVKDRIAVAMIEDAERRGLLKPGAVVVEPTSGNTGIGLAMVCAVRGYRLILTMPDDMSVERQRLLARYGAEIHLTPAVEGMSGAVFAAQELRREHPDYFMPQQFENPANPEAHRRTTALEILDATGERLHAFVAGVGTGGTVTGVGEVLKERVPGVRVIGVEPARSPVLSGGRARPHGIQGIGASFVPGVLNRAVLDEVILVRDEDATATARRLAREEGLLVGISAGANVWAACRVAEALPSDRVVVTVLCDTGERYLSVSF from the coding sequence ATGACCCAACGTAGACCTTCAGCGGCCGCTCGCCCGCGCATCGCCGCGTCGGTGCTCGATCTCGTGGGAGGCACGCCGCTCGTGAAGCTCAACAGGTTGCCCGCTGCCGGCGGCGCCGCGGTCCTCGCGAAGATGGAGTCGCTCAACCCGGGAGGCAGCGTGAAGGACAGGATCGCCGTCGCCATGATCGAGGACGCCGAGCGCCGGGGGCTGCTCAAGCCCGGCGCCGTCGTGGTCGAGCCGACGAGCGGCAATACGGGCATCGGGCTCGCCATGGTCTGCGCGGTCCGCGGCTACCGGCTCATCCTGACCATGCCCGATGACATGAGCGTGGAGCGCCAGCGTCTCCTCGCGCGCTACGGCGCCGAGATTCACCTGACCCCGGCCGTCGAGGGCATGAGCGGCGCCGTGTTCGCCGCGCAGGAGCTCCGGCGCGAGCACCCCGACTACTTCATGCCGCAGCAGTTCGAGAACCCCGCCAACCCCGAGGCGCACCGGCGGACGACGGCGCTCGAGATCCTGGACGCGACCGGGGAGCGCCTGCACGCCTTTGTCGCCGGCGTGGGCACCGGGGGCACCGTCACGGGCGTGGGCGAGGTGCTCAAGGAGCGGGTGCCGGGCGTCCGCGTGATCGGCGTCGAGCCCGCGCGCTCGCCCGTGCTCTCGGGCGGCCGGGCGCGGCCCCACGGCATCCAGGGCATCGGGGCATCCTTCGTGCCGGGCGTGCTCAACCGCGCCGTCCTCGACGAGGTCATCCTGGTCCGTGACGAGGACGCCACCGCGACGGCCCGGCGCCTGGCGCGGGAAGAAGGGCTGCTGGTCGGCATCTCGGCCGGCGCCAACGTCTGGGCGGCCTGCCGCGTCGCCGAAGCGCTGCCGTCGGACCGGGTCGTCGTGACGGTGCTGTGCGATACTGGCGAGCGCTATCTCAGCGTGTCTTTCTAG
- a CDS encoding Rrf2 family transcriptional regulator, which produces MRISAKGEYAIKAMLDLALCDDGERLQPIQDIARRQGIPQRYLEQVLLGLKRAGFLHSRRGSAGGYRLAKPPAQITAGALLRAVEGQQGVGSAGRSARGSVGDAGGDLMHLWRAVWEAVDSVVDGTTLEDLRRQALERRASTKPMYHI; this is translated from the coding sequence GTGAGGATCTCCGCGAAGGGCGAGTACGCCATCAAGGCGATGCTCGACCTCGCCCTGTGCGACGACGGCGAGAGGCTCCAGCCGATCCAGGACATCGCCAGGCGGCAAGGCATTCCCCAGCGCTACCTCGAGCAGGTGCTGCTCGGGCTCAAGCGGGCGGGGTTTCTCCACTCGCGGCGCGGCTCGGCCGGCGGCTACCGCCTCGCGAAGCCGCCCGCCCAGATCACGGCCGGCGCGCTGCTCCGCGCCGTCGAGGGCCAGCAGGGGGTCGGTTCCGCCGGGCGCTCCGCGCGCGGGTCGGTCGGTGATGCGGGCGGCGACCTCATGCACCTCTGGCGGGCGGTGTGGGAGGCCGTGGATTCGGTGGTGGACGGCACGACCCTCGAGGATCTCAGGCGGCAGGCGTTGGAGCGGCGGGCGTCGACCAAGCCGATGTACCACATCTGA
- the hemL gene encoding glutamate-1-semialdehyde 2,1-aminomutase, with protein MADPGGATAQGSDALFERAQRVIPGGVNSPVRAFRGVGGRPFFVARAEGCRITDVDGRTYIDFLGSWGPLILGHAAPMLVEAVGEALQRGTSYGAPTAAEVDMAELISRAVPSIEMARLVSSGTEAAMSAIRLARGATGRDVIVKFEGCYHGHADSLLVKAGSGGATFGVPDSLGVPAVLASLTVTAPFNDLPAVERVMAARGRDVAAIIVEPVAGNMGVVPPASGFLQGLRALCDTYGALLIFDEVITGFRVAYGGAQALYGVRPDLTCLGKIIGGGLPVGAYGGARAIMERVAPLGGVYQAGTLSGNPLAVAAGLATLRALASPGVYARLEESGARLEAGLVDGAKAAGVPLVVNRVGSMLTAFFTDGPVTDYASAMRSDTARYGRFFHAMLDGGVFLAASQFEAAFVSLAHGVSDLEEAAGAARRAFAKVR; from the coding sequence ATGGCTGATCCCGGAGGCGCGACCGCGCAGGGTTCCGACGCGCTCTTTGAGAGAGCCCAGCGGGTGATCCCCGGCGGCGTCAACAGTCCCGTGCGCGCCTTCCGCGGCGTTGGCGGCAGGCCCTTCTTCGTCGCGCGCGCCGAGGGCTGCCGCATCACGGACGTGGACGGCCGCACCTATATCGATTTCCTGGGCTCGTGGGGTCCGCTGATCCTGGGCCACGCGGCGCCCATGCTGGTCGAGGCCGTGGGCGAGGCGCTCCAGCGCGGGACGAGCTACGGCGCCCCCACGGCGGCCGAGGTGGACATGGCGGAGCTGATCTCGCGCGCCGTGCCCTCCATCGAGATGGCGCGCCTCGTCTCCTCCGGCACCGAGGCCGCGATGAGCGCCATCCGTCTGGCACGAGGCGCCACGGGGCGTGACGTCATCGTCAAGTTCGAGGGGTGCTACCACGGCCACGCCGACAGCCTGCTGGTCAAGGCAGGCTCGGGCGGCGCCACCTTCGGCGTGCCCGACAGCCTGGGCGTTCCCGCGGTCCTCGCTTCGCTGACAGTGACCGCGCCGTTCAACGACCTTCCTGCCGTCGAGCGCGTCATGGCGGCGCGGGGGCGGGACGTGGCCGCCATCATCGTCGAGCCCGTCGCCGGCAACATGGGCGTCGTACCGCCGGCGTCGGGCTTCCTCCAGGGGTTGAGAGCCCTCTGCGACACGTACGGGGCGCTGCTGATCTTCGACGAGGTGATCACCGGCTTCCGCGTCGCCTACGGCGGCGCCCAGGCGCTGTACGGCGTGCGGCCGGATCTCACGTGCCTCGGCAAGATCATCGGGGGCGGCCTGCCGGTGGGCGCCTACGGCGGCGCGCGGGCTATCATGGAGCGCGTGGCGCCGCTCGGCGGCGTCTACCAGGCGGGCACGCTCTCCGGCAACCCGCTCGCCGTGGCGGCGGGCCTCGCCACGCTGCGGGCGCTCGCGAGCCCCGGGGTCTACGCGCGCCTCGAAGAATCTGGAGCGCGGCTCGAGGCGGGCCTCGTCGACGGGGCGAAGGCCGCCGGCGTGCCGCTCGTGGTCAACCGCGTTGGCTCGATGCTGACCGCCTTCTTCACCGACGGCCCTGTGACCGACTACGCCTCAGCCATGCGCTCGGACACGGCGCGCTACGGGCGCTTCTTCCACGCGATGCTCGACGGGGGCGTCTTCCTCGCCGCCTCGCAGTTCGAGGCGGCCTTCGTGTCGCTCGCCCACGGCGTCTCCGACCTCGAAGAGGCCGCCGGGGCGGCCCGCCGGGCCTTCGCGAAGGTCCGCTGA
- the nrfD gene encoding NrfD/PsrC family molybdoenzyme membrane anchor subunit, whose amino-acid sequence MSAATQPGQPSWADVNRDVIRTVGMPGNTYFAWMCLVGLTLGAGVVAWSWQIWSGMGAAGKRTPQMWAMYITTFVFWIGIGHAGTLISAVLYLFRARWRTSIYRGAEAMTVFAVMTAGLFPLIHAGRMWFAYWLMPYPNQRYLWPNFKSPLVWDVFAISTYLTISVVFFIVGLVPDIAALRDSATGFKKKIYTVMALGWEGSDSQWRHYRRGYGLLAALATPLVLSVHSVVSFDFAVALVPGWHSTLFAPFFVDGAIFSGFAMVLVLILPMRYVFNWYGYITDKHLDAMAKLILVTSLVLTYFYACEAFTSWYSADHYERASLFDRATKQYAWAFWLQYLCNSLAPLVFFWKKPRTHVITLYVVSILVLIGMWFERFNIIVLGLGFDFYPYTWGTYVPTVTDSTIIVGSFAWFFLLFLGFIRVMPSLSIVEVKETLPHPFKHAHEGHH is encoded by the coding sequence ATGAGCGCGGCGACCCAACCGGGGCAGCCGAGTTGGGCGGACGTCAACCGCGACGTCATCCGGACCGTGGGCATGCCGGGCAACACCTACTTCGCCTGGATGTGCCTCGTCGGGCTGACGCTCGGCGCGGGTGTGGTCGCGTGGAGCTGGCAGATCTGGTCGGGCATGGGCGCGGCCGGCAAGCGCACGCCGCAGATGTGGGCGATGTACATCACGACCTTCGTGTTCTGGATCGGCATCGGGCACGCGGGCACGCTGATCTCGGCGGTCCTGTACCTGTTCCGGGCCAGGTGGCGGACGTCCATCTACCGCGGCGCGGAGGCGATGACGGTCTTCGCCGTCATGACCGCGGGCCTTTTCCCGCTGATCCACGCCGGCCGCATGTGGTTCGCCTACTGGCTGATGCCGTACCCGAACCAGCGCTACCTCTGGCCGAATTTCAAATCCCCGCTCGTCTGGGACGTCTTCGCCATCTCGACCTACCTGACGATCAGCGTGGTCTTCTTCATCGTCGGGCTGGTGCCGGACATCGCGGCACTCCGCGACAGCGCGACGGGCTTCAAGAAGAAGATCTACACGGTGATGGCGCTCGGCTGGGAGGGTTCGGACTCGCAGTGGCGCCACTACCGGCGCGGGTACGGTCTCCTCGCCGCCCTGGCGACACCGCTGGTGCTCTCGGTGCACAGCGTCGTGTCCTTCGACTTCGCGGTGGCGCTCGTGCCCGGATGGCACTCGACGCTCTTCGCGCCCTTCTTCGTGGACGGCGCCATCTTCTCCGGCTTCGCCATGGTGCTGGTGCTGATCCTGCCCATGCGCTACGTGTTCAACTGGTACGGCTACATCACGGACAAGCACCTCGACGCGATGGCCAAGCTGATCCTGGTCACGAGCCTGGTCCTGACCTACTTCTACGCGTGCGAGGCTTTCACGTCCTGGTACAGTGCCGACCACTACGAGCGGGCTTCGCTCTTCGACCGGGCGACCAAGCAGTACGCCTGGGCCTTCTGGCTGCAGTACCTCTGCAACAGCCTGGCGCCGCTCGTCTTCTTCTGGAAGAAGCCGCGCACCCACGTGATAACGCTGTACGTGGTCTCGATCCTGGTGCTGATCGGGATGTGGTTCGAGCGCTTCAACATCATCGTCCTGGGCCTGGGTTTCGACTTCTACCCGTACACCTGGGGCACGTACGTCCCGACCGTGACGGACTCGACCATCATCGTCGGCTCCTTCGCGTGGTTCTTCCTGCTGTTCCTGGGCTTCATCCGGGTGATGCCGTCCCTATCCATCGTGGAGGTCAAGGAAACGCTGCCGCACCCGTTCAAGCACGCCCACGAAGGGCATCACTAG
- a CDS encoding DUF3341 domain-containing protein produces the protein MATANVLGVFAHVDTTLDAIRTLRDKGFSELTVYTPVPVEEIEEEIEKVRPLSKVRLFTLVGALTGTATGFFLTIWSSLKWELVTGGKAPVSFPPFVIIAFELTILFGGLATLVAVLLLGRLPRLKPSATYDPRFTVDRFGVAVACPAETADQVRSLLTAAGAEEVRR, from the coding sequence ATGGCCACGGCCAACGTGCTGGGAGTCTTCGCCCACGTCGACACGACACTGGACGCCATCCGGACGCTCCGCGACAAGGGCTTCTCGGAGCTGACCGTCTACACGCCGGTGCCGGTCGAGGAGATCGAGGAGGAGATCGAGAAGGTCCGGCCGCTCAGCAAGGTGCGGCTCTTCACGCTGGTCGGCGCCCTGACGGGGACGGCCACGGGCTTCTTCCTGACCATCTGGTCCTCGCTCAAGTGGGAGCTGGTCACGGGGGGCAAGGCGCCGGTGTCCTTCCCGCCGTTCGTCATCATCGCCTTCGAGCTGACGATCCTCTTCGGAGGTCTCGCGACCCTGGTCGCCGTCCTCCTGCTGGGCAGGCTGCCGAGGCTCAAGCCGTCGGCGACCTACGACCCGCGCTTCACCGTGGACCGCTTCGGGGTGGCCGTCGCCTGCCCCGCCGAGACCGCCGACCAGGTCCGCTCCCTCCTGACCGCCGCGGGGGCGGAGGAGGTCAGGCGATGA
- a CDS encoding M67 family metallopeptidase, producing the protein MILTPEEYARIQAQALAEYPSECCGVVMERPGASPERLLLACRNIQNELHAKDPKRHPRDARTAYYIDPRDLIAMGRHEAQGFRVLTIYHSHIDAGAYFSPTDRANALINGEPAYPDAAYVVLSVAERRVAEVEAFRWDLAIRDFGAVNWKKPDG; encoded by the coding sequence ATGATCCTGACGCCAGAGGAATACGCCCGGATCCAGGCCCAGGCGCTTGCTGAGTACCCGTCCGAGTGCTGCGGGGTCGTGATGGAGCGACCAGGTGCTTCGCCCGAGCGTCTCCTCCTGGCGTGCCGCAACATTCAGAACGAGCTGCATGCCAAGGACCCCAAGCGTCACCCTCGCGATGCGCGGACGGCCTACTACATCGACCCGCGAGACCTGATCGCCATGGGCCGCCACGAGGCGCAGGGCTTCCGGGTCCTGACGATCTACCACTCGCACATCGACGCCGGCGCATACTTTTCCCCCACCGACAGGGCCAACGCCTTGATCAACGGCGAGCCCGCCTATCCCGACGCGGCCTACGTGGTGCTCTCCGTCGCCGAGCGGCGTGTGGCGGAGGTGGAGGCGTTTCGGTGGGACCTGGCGATCCGCGACTTCGGCGCCGTCAACTGGAAGAAGCCGGATGGCTGA
- a CDS encoding cytochrome c encodes MMKYVFVLVLLAVGAVAGVQGVALLYRWNHDMAETQRVMPGEMNFAMAPGSLPRSGSQLYYAKEQREAASLRKNPVPATPESTKKGGDLYVVYCTPCHGASGKGDGLVAAKFVTPADLTNPALQKARTDGYWQSYLSVGGAVMPSYGESLSAEERWHVINYLRTLAAK; translated from the coding sequence ATGATGAAGTACGTCTTCGTCCTCGTGCTCCTGGCCGTGGGCGCGGTCGCGGGTGTGCAGGGCGTGGCCCTCCTGTACCGCTGGAACCACGACATGGCAGAGACCCAGCGCGTGATGCCCGGCGAGATGAACTTCGCGATGGCCCCCGGCAGTCTCCCTCGGAGCGGCAGCCAGCTCTACTACGCGAAGGAGCAGCGCGAGGCCGCGTCCCTAAGGAAGAACCCGGTGCCGGCCACCCCCGAGTCCACCAAGAAGGGCGGCGATCTCTACGTCGTGTACTGCACGCCCTGCCACGGCGCCTCGGGCAAGGGCGACGGCCTCGTGGCGGCGAAGTTCGTGACTCCCGCGGATCTGACCAACCCCGCCCTCCAGAAGGCGCGTACCGACGGCTACTGGCAGAGCTACCTCTCGGTCGGCGGCGCCGTCATGCCGTCCTATGGCGAGTCGCTGTCCGCCGAGGAACGGTGGCACGTGATCAACTACCTCCGGACCCTGGCCGCGAAATGA